The proteins below are encoded in one region of Phaseolus vulgaris cultivar G19833 chromosome 1, P. vulgaris v2.0, whole genome shotgun sequence:
- the LOC137815174 gene encoding ras-related protein Rab11A, with protein MASAGGYGDANQKVDYVFKVVLIGDSAVGKSQILARFARNEFSLDSKATIGVEFQTRTLVIQHKSVKAQIWDTAGQERYRAVTSAYYRGAVGAMLVYDITKRQSFNHIPRWLEELRNHADKNIVIILIGNKSDLENQRQVPTEDAKEFAEKEGLFFLETSALEATNVETAFMTVLTEIFNIVNKKNLAAGDSQGNGNSASLSGKKIIVPGPAQEIPKGNMCCQ; from the exons ATGGCCAGTGCAGGAGGCTACGGAGACGCGAACCAGAAGGTAGATTACGTGTTCAAGGTGGTGCTTATAGGCGATTCCGCGGTGGGGAAGTCGCAGATACTTGCGCGATTCGCCAGAAACGAGTTCAGCTTGGATTCGAAGGCCACAATCGGCGTCGAGTTCCAAACGCGCACTTTGGTGATTCAGCACAAGAGCGTCAAGGCTCAGATCTGGGACACTGCTGGACAAGAACG ATATAGAGCAGTCACAAGTGCATACTACAGGGGTGCTGTCGGGGCAATGTTGGTTTACGACATCACAAAACGTCAAAGCTTCAATCACATACCTCGCTGGTTAGAAGAACTGCGTAACCATGCTGATAAGAATATAGTCATTATTCTTATAGGAAACAAAAGTGATCTGGAGAACCAGCGTCAGGTACCCACAGAGGATGCAAAAGAATTTGCCGAGAAAGAAGGTTTATTTTTCTTGGAGACTTCAGCACTGGAAGCGACTAACGTtgaaacagccttcatgacggttTTGACGGAAATATTCAACATTGTTAACAAGAAGAACCTAGCGGCTGGTGATAGTCAGGGAAATGGCAACTCAGCATCTCTGTCTGGCAAGAAGATTATTGTTCCCGGTCCTGCTCAAGAAATCCCTAAGGGGAACATGTGTTGTCAGTAA
- the LOC137815173 gene encoding uncharacterized protein isoform X2 gives MEELRNLEKVQRMLEFMDSRGVSNSNHHSNRFLANFIIFMIQPCEGLDINDKCCVLSYFIPTLSSSFLEDAYQHHHFTTSSEQNSGFQQSPVGDALVSCNQTKEYSLLQSSNENMAVVGLDSMQMANSTLEDFCRSYFMFHGLDVSKPQSIFKYLPILSFTESYIYQLDKMNEKMLQTPNNEKCVYGEKDKREIDLFVSCFSNDPVRPLVTVLEHKGLLTERIREELRQGEEYWALERKLCSALINKEEILVEDVMKAVHLKSFDYRVLNLLLYELQGTKVEELHMEFLSLSEFLVEVSDDLYDYEDDVLENNFNILRMFIRIYGPSAAPAMLAKYISEAEEKYECLLKLLDPHLSLNYQKRCVEATKEGGKVSEHPLGTWTIPTVIQDEELYRLQLKSESS, from the exons ATGGAAGAGTTACGGAATCTAGAGAAAGTGCAGAGGATGCTGGAATTCATGGATTCACGAGGCGTTTCAAACTCCAATCACCACTCTAACCGCTTCCTCGCTAATTTCATCATCTTTATGATCCAACCCTGCGAAGGCCTTGATATCAACGACAAATGCTGCGTGCTTTCCTATTTCATTCCCACA CTGTCATCTTCATTCCTCGAGGACGCGTATCAACACCACCATTTCACCACCAGCAGCGAACAGAATTCTG gTTTTCAACAAAGTCCTGTAGGAGATGCTTTGGTTAGTTGCAATCAGACGAAAGAATACAGTTTATTGCAAAGTAGTAATGAAAACATGGCCGTGGTTGGGCTGGACTCCATGCAAATGGCAAATTCCACCCTTGAGGATTTT TGCAGATCTTATTTTATGTTTCATGGATTGGATGTCAGCAAGCCACAATCAATCTTCAAATACTTACCTATTCTTTCATTCACAGAGAGCTATATTTATCAG CTTGATAAAATGAATGAGAAAATGTTACAAACACCCAACAATGAAAAGTGTGTATATGGAGAAAAAGATAAG agagaaatcgatttatttgtttcttgcttctcaAACGACCCAGTTAGACCACTTGTGACGGTTCTTGAACACAAAGGCCTTTTGACAGAAAG GATAAGAGAAGAACTTAGACAGGGAGAAGAGTACTGGGCTCTGGAAAGAAAACTTTGTTCTGCACTAATAAACAAGGAGGAG ATTCTTGTTGAGGATGTGATGAAGGCTGTTCATTTAAAGTCTTTTGATTATCGAGTTCTAAATCTTCTTCTCTATGAACTGCAAGGGACCAAG GTGGAGGAATTGCACATGGAGTTTCTCTCACTTTCGGAGTTCCTAGTGGAAGTTTCTGACGATCT GTATGATTATGAG GATGATGTTTTAGAGAACAACTTCAATATTTTGCGCATGTTTATCCGAATATATGGACCTTCAGCTGCTCCTGCTATGCTG GCAAAATACATTAGTGAGGCTGAAGAAAAGTATGAATGTTTATTGAAATTACTTGATCCACATCTCTCTCTGAACTACCAGAAAAGATGTGTAGAAGCCACTAAAGAAG GTGGAAAGGTATCAGAGCACCCTCTTGGCACTTGGACTATTCCAACTGTGATTCAGGATGAGGAATTATATAGATTACAGTTGAAGTCAGAGAGTTCGTGA
- the LOC137815173 gene encoding uncharacterized protein isoform X3, with the protein MEELRNLEKVQRMLEFMDSRGVSNSNHHSNRFLANFIIFMIQPCEGLDINDKCCVLSYFIPTLSSSFLEDAYQHHHFTTSSEQNSGFQQSPVGDALVSCNQTKEYSLLQSSNENMAVVGLDSMQMANSTLEDFCRSYFMFHGLDVSKPQSIFKYLPILSFTESYIYQLDKMNEKMLQTPNNEKCVYGEKDKREIDLFVSCFSNDPVRPLVTVLEHKGLLTERIREELRQGEEYWALERKLCSALINKEEILVEDVMKAVHLKSFDYRVLNLLLYELQGTKVEELHMEFLSLSEFLVEVSDDLYDYEDDVLENNFNILRMFIRIYGPSAAPAMLGEEVQLEFGLKLRRECMRRLYSEII; encoded by the exons ATGGAAGAGTTACGGAATCTAGAGAAAGTGCAGAGGATGCTGGAATTCATGGATTCACGAGGCGTTTCAAACTCCAATCACCACTCTAACCGCTTCCTCGCTAATTTCATCATCTTTATGATCCAACCCTGCGAAGGCCTTGATATCAACGACAAATGCTGCGTGCTTTCCTATTTCATTCCCACA CTGTCATCTTCATTCCTCGAGGACGCGTATCAACACCACCATTTCACCACCAGCAGCGAACAGAATTCTG gTTTTCAACAAAGTCCTGTAGGAGATGCTTTGGTTAGTTGCAATCAGACGAAAGAATACAGTTTATTGCAAAGTAGTAATGAAAACATGGCCGTGGTTGGGCTGGACTCCATGCAAATGGCAAATTCCACCCTTGAGGATTTT TGCAGATCTTATTTTATGTTTCATGGATTGGATGTCAGCAAGCCACAATCAATCTTCAAATACTTACCTATTCTTTCATTCACAGAGAGCTATATTTATCAG CTTGATAAAATGAATGAGAAAATGTTACAAACACCCAACAATGAAAAGTGTGTATATGGAGAAAAAGATAAG agagaaatcgatttatttgtttcttgcttctcaAACGACCCAGTTAGACCACTTGTGACGGTTCTTGAACACAAAGGCCTTTTGACAGAAAG GATAAGAGAAGAACTTAGACAGGGAGAAGAGTACTGGGCTCTGGAAAGAAAACTTTGTTCTGCACTAATAAACAAGGAGGAG ATTCTTGTTGAGGATGTGATGAAGGCTGTTCATTTAAAGTCTTTTGATTATCGAGTTCTAAATCTTCTTCTCTATGAACTGCAAGGGACCAAG GTGGAGGAATTGCACATGGAGTTTCTCTCACTTTCGGAGTTCCTAGTGGAAGTTTCTGACGATCT GTATGATTATGAG GATGATGTTTTAGAGAACAACTTCAATATTTTGCGCATGTTTATCCGAATATATGGACCTTCAGCTGCTCCTGCTATGCTG GGAGAGGAGGTGCAATTAGAGTTTGGACTCAAACTTCGTCGAGAATGCATGCGCAGATTGTATAgtgaaataatataa
- the LOC137815173 gene encoding uncharacterized protein isoform X1: MEELRNLEKVQRMLEFMDSRGVSNSNHHSNRFLANFIIFMIQPCEGLDINDKCCVLSYFIPTLSSSFLEDAYQHHHFTTSSEQNSGFQQSPVGDALVSCNQTKEYSLLQSSNENMAVVGLDSMQMANSTLEDFCRSYFMFHGLDVSKPQSIFKYLPILSFTESYIYQLDKMNEKMLQTPNNEKCVYGEKDKREIDLFVSCFSNDPVRPLVTVLEHKGLLTERIREELRQGEEYWALERKLCSALINKEEILVEDVMKAVHLKSFDYRVLNLLLYELQGTKVEELHMEFLSLSEFLVEVSDDLYDYEDDVLENNFNILRMFIRIYGPSAAPAMLVRMSNCLQMAKYISEAEEKYECLLKLLDPHLSLNYQKRCVEATKEGGKVSEHPLGTWTIPTVIQDEELYRLQLKSESS, from the exons ATGGAAGAGTTACGGAATCTAGAGAAAGTGCAGAGGATGCTGGAATTCATGGATTCACGAGGCGTTTCAAACTCCAATCACCACTCTAACCGCTTCCTCGCTAATTTCATCATCTTTATGATCCAACCCTGCGAAGGCCTTGATATCAACGACAAATGCTGCGTGCTTTCCTATTTCATTCCCACA CTGTCATCTTCATTCCTCGAGGACGCGTATCAACACCACCATTTCACCACCAGCAGCGAACAGAATTCTG gTTTTCAACAAAGTCCTGTAGGAGATGCTTTGGTTAGTTGCAATCAGACGAAAGAATACAGTTTATTGCAAAGTAGTAATGAAAACATGGCCGTGGTTGGGCTGGACTCCATGCAAATGGCAAATTCCACCCTTGAGGATTTT TGCAGATCTTATTTTATGTTTCATGGATTGGATGTCAGCAAGCCACAATCAATCTTCAAATACTTACCTATTCTTTCATTCACAGAGAGCTATATTTATCAG CTTGATAAAATGAATGAGAAAATGTTACAAACACCCAACAATGAAAAGTGTGTATATGGAGAAAAAGATAAG agagaaatcgatttatttgtttcttgcttctcaAACGACCCAGTTAGACCACTTGTGACGGTTCTTGAACACAAAGGCCTTTTGACAGAAAG GATAAGAGAAGAACTTAGACAGGGAGAAGAGTACTGGGCTCTGGAAAGAAAACTTTGTTCTGCACTAATAAACAAGGAGGAG ATTCTTGTTGAGGATGTGATGAAGGCTGTTCATTTAAAGTCTTTTGATTATCGAGTTCTAAATCTTCTTCTCTATGAACTGCAAGGGACCAAG GTGGAGGAATTGCACATGGAGTTTCTCTCACTTTCGGAGTTCCTAGTGGAAGTTTCTGACGATCT GTATGATTATGAG GATGATGTTTTAGAGAACAACTTCAATATTTTGCGCATGTTTATCCGAATATATGGACCTTCAGCTGCTCCTGCTATGCTGGTGAGAATGTCAAACTGTTTACAAATG GCAAAATACATTAGTGAGGCTGAAGAAAAGTATGAATGTTTATTGAAATTACTTGATCCACATCTCTCTCTGAACTACCAGAAAAGATGTGTAGAAGCCACTAAAGAAG GTGGAAAGGTATCAGAGCACCCTCTTGGCACTTGGACTATTCCAACTGTGATTCAGGATGAGGAATTATATAGATTACAGTTGAAGTCAGAGAGTTCGTGA